One part of the Onychomys torridus chromosome 13, mOncTor1.1, whole genome shotgun sequence genome encodes these proteins:
- the LOC118595020 gene encoding transcription factor BTF3-like yields the protein MKEMVVNQEKLGKLQAQVCIGRKRPARRKKKVVHRRATGDAKNLQFSLKKLGVNNISGIEEVNMFTNQGTVIRFNNPKVQASLAVSTFAITGHAETKQLTEMLLSILNQLGADSLTSLRRLAEALLKQSMDGKAPLATGEEEEEDEVPDLVENFDEASKNEEN from the coding sequence ATGAAAGAAATGGTCGTGAACCAGGAGAAACTGGGCAAACTTCAGGCACAAGTGTGCATTGGCCGAAAAAGACCTGCTCGCAGAAAGAAGAAGGTAGTTCACAGAAGAGCCACAGGAGATGCTAAAAACCTGCAGTTCTCCTTAAAGAAGTTAGGAGTGAACAATATCTCTGGTATTGAGGAGGTGAACATGTTTACAAACCAAGGAACAGTGATCCGTTTTAACAACCCTAAAGTCCAGGCGTCTCTGGCAGTGAGCACCTTCGCCATCACAGGCCACGCTGAGACAAAGCAGCTAACAGAAATGCTTCTCAGCATCCTAAACCAGCTTGGGGCGGACAGTCTGACTAGTTTAAGGAGACTGGCTGAAGCTCTGCTCAAACAATCCATGGATGGAAAAGCACCACTTGCtactggagaggaggaggaggaggatgaagtcCCAGATCTGGTGGAGAATTTTGATGAGGCGTCTAAGAACGAGGAAAACTGA